In Zingiber officinale cultivar Zhangliang chromosome 1A, Zo_v1.1, whole genome shotgun sequence, the DNA window TCTTTGCGAGTTCAATGAACTACTTCCACCTACAGCCACTCCTGCTGCGGAGCTTgaaatcggaagaaattttttatgtctctggctttatatggtctgtccacagattattctcatgttcACTATCAGATCCTGGGCAACCCCATAGAAGCTATCATGGACAATACCTAAACAACTCTCGTCCATGTCCCTGACAAAGTCTTGACGTTGTCTCCTATCATTCCTGTTGACTCGTTAGCTTTAGTCTCTTGAAACAACAATAGACCTCCTCCTCGTAAGGGTGGCAAAGGACACCCTTGGTGTGATCACTGCCACCGACCAAGACACACACGATTGATAAGTGTTGGAGTCTCCATGATCGACCGCCTCGTGCTGCTCAGATCGCTCAAAGTTCTGTCACTTCTTCAGCTTCTGCTATACAATTGCCACCAGATTTGACCGCATCgtcattgtaggatcgaaaagaatttagatatctccacaatagtatgatattgcccCCTTTGGGCCTAAGCTttcatggttttactcttaggttctactcaaaaggcctcatgtcaatggagatatctttttcttataaaccaatgatctttctcatgtgttttcaatgtgggattatgtttgcaatcttgcaaccccaatattttccccctcaaacaaaggaccacagggtccttctcaagcatcgggtcactcttgacttgTTCAGGGTCTCCTCTCgagcatcgggtcactcttgacctgctcaggatCCTCTCAAGCATCAGGTTACTAACCTGCTCTTCCCCTACtttgttcaaggtttcacccacatggttcgatctCGGATTATGGCTCTGGCTCGTGCTTCTTCCgacggttagtccggtgaagggCAACCTCACTTTGATagtaattgtaggatcgaaaggaaTTTAGATaactccacaatggtatgatattgtccactttagacctaagccctcatggttttactcttgggctctacccaaaaggtctcatgtcaatggagatatatttttcttataaaccaATGATCTTTCCTCTACCACCTGGGAAGTCAGTTGTTGGTTGTCGATATATACGGTGAAAGTTGGTCCAGACGACACGGTTGACCGAATTAAGACTCACCTCGTCGCTAAAGGTTATACTCAGATCTTCGGATTGGATTATGGGGACACTTTTTCTCCTGTTGTCAAGATGTCTTCTGTGCGCCTTTTCCTGTCCATTGCTGCGATTCGACATTGGCTTTTTTAtcagttggacatcaaaaatgcattcaTACATGGTGATCTGCTCGAGGAGGTTTACATGGAGTAACCTTCGTGTTTTGTTGCTCAaggggagtcttctggtcttgtatgtcgtatgcggaaatctttatatgacctcaagcagtcacccagggcatggttcggtagatttagtactgtaattcaacagtttggcatgactcaGAGTGAGGCACTCAGAGCGAGGCTAACTATTCTGTCTTTTATCGTCACTTATCTATTGGTTGTATCTActtagtggtttatgttgatgatatcgtcATCATAGGTAGTGATCATCTCAGGATTTCACAGgtaaaacaacatcttttcaaacatttcaAGATAAAGGATctcggcaaactcaaatatttcttGGGGATAGAAGTAACATAGTCTAATGATGAGATCATCATATCCTAAAGGAAGTATGCAATTGATATTCTGGAAGAAACatgaatgttaaactcaaagacagtcaACAACCCCATGAATCCTAATGTCAAGTTCCTGCCAAATCAGGGGGAGACTTTTCCATATCGTGAACAGTACAGACGATtagtagggaaactaagctaTTTTACTGTTACTCGTCTAGGTATCTTGTTTGCAGTAAGCGTAGTAAGTCAGTTTTTCAACTCTACATGCAAGGAACATTGGGATGTTGTGACTCACATTATTCGATATATCATAGGCACACCAAGAAAGGATCTTTTGTATGAAGACAAAAGACATACTCGAGTTGTTGGATATTCTTATGCAGATTAGGCAGGAAATCCCGTTGATAGAAGATCCACTTCTAGGTTTTGTATATTTGTCGTAGGTAACCTTGTTTTTTGGAAAAGCAAAAAGTAGAATGatgtggcaagatccagtgcagaggcagaatatcgagccagTCAAGAGCTTATATTGCtaaaacagttgcttcaggaactaaagtttggagaggttacacaagTATCACTTATATGTGACAATCAAGCCACCATGCATATCGTCTCGAACCCAGTTTTTCATGAgaggacaaagcatattgaagttgaccgTCACTTTGTCATAAAGAAAGTCATATGTGAAGAAATATCTACTAGATTTGTCAATTCATTTGATcaactagcagatatattcaTTAAGTGAGGTCCTCGAGTTGATTACATATGTAACAAGTTTGGtgcatatgatctatattctccagCTTGAAGGGGAGTGTTGAATACTTCCGAAGATTCCCTTAATTGTAGGGATTATGATTGATTTGGATTCTCTTGATTATTGGGATTGAGATTGATTATTGGGATTGAGATTGATtattagtttttcttttctttgaactGCTGGTTGTGACTgagtatagttttttttttttttttgtaatgttGATTATGTAGGTAAAATGTGGTTGGCTGGTACATTGCAAATAACCTGCCTCAGATATCCACAGTTTCTTATGATTGAGATATGATGTCTGAAGCTCCAATTTTTCATAGCAAATACAGCTATCATCATGATGGCAAAGCGCAACAGCTTGACATTCATGAAATTTTAGTGAAGAGGAGCAGGCTTGGGATTTTCTTGTCTTATTCCATGGTTGTAGTGTTTCTGGGAACTAATGTATATTTTGTTACAACGAAGGTATTTTGTATTTTAATTCTTACGTTCTTTGTAATGCTTCATCAACTTTATTTGCCAATACGTATATGTTTCAGGGGAATTATCCCATTTCATGACACAAATTTCATTAAATAATTGTTACACGGCATTGGTGCAAAATTGTCGTTGCCAAGCCTTACCTCATTTTGTTGTAACAGGAAGTTAATATCAGGAGCATTTGGAGCATTCTTGTGTGCTTTCTCTTGGCCAAGTTTCTGCACTACAACCCTGTTAAGAAAGGTAAATTTCAAATCGTGCTTTAATCAGTTGATTTTAATTAgcaaaatttatatttatcagaGAAATCGAGCTGATATGCGCTGATGACAAATGggattctcaaaactatttttggttccTCCTTTGTATGCCTGAAGTTTCAAATAGATTTCATAAAGTTGAAGATGATCTAGTTTGAAACCAATATAGAAATTACAGTATGTATGACTAGAGCTAGGTAATCAACTAGCAAACTTTTGGTTTGGGAATTTCACTAACTGATACCTTTTCATTATCCAGAAAGGGTGGTGATTATGCCAGCATTTGGTGTGCAACTTGAAACTCATTACTGGAGGTAAGTTATGAGATGGCAGTTGCTCACATTAATGTTTGAGTTTATGCATTCCTTGCTCATTTTATATCTCTATGTTTATTGATAAAGGAATAGGCATTTTGTGGAAtttgttttatattttcaaaatatactACTCAGTAGTTAGTTCCTTCATGACTATTACCTCAGTC includes these proteins:
- the LOC122016129 gene encoding uncharacterized protein LOC122016129 isoform X2; its protein translation is MMSEAPIFHSKYSYHHDGKAQQLDIHEILVKRSRLGIFLSYSMVVVFLGTNVYFVTTKEVNIRSIWSILVCFLLAKFLHYNPVKKERVVIMPAFGVQLETHYWSGRIVRLFVPISKILSSMLNECVTPVTCYWSLALLLRDEGELMLVFQKLQPPLKMLVPVWKALRAAINCEETSIT
- the LOC122016129 gene encoding uncharacterized protein LOC122016129 isoform X1, with product MMSEAPIFHSKYSYHHDGKAQQLDIHEILVKRSRLGIFLSYSMVVVFLGTNVYFVTTKEVNIRSIWSILVCFLLAKFLHYNPVKKERVVIMPAFGVQLETHYWSGRIVRLFVPISKILSSMLNECVTPVTCYWSLALLLRDEGELMLVFQLIRSVQKLQPPLKMLVPVWKALRAAINCEETSIT